A window of the Myripristis murdjan chromosome 15, fMyrMur1.1, whole genome shotgun sequence genome harbors these coding sequences:
- the LOC115373081 gene encoding zinc finger protein 239-like encodes MSGTQLLRLLVNERLAAAAEEIFGLVEKTIAEYQDEVVRSKREILQLKQEIKQLTVLKPEITLCRADGQPLCEETLPPQQLEQSPSLDETELQEPPQIKQEQLDLCIIPDLEAGTSNSVKAGLARSDQDVEDEWNGSDSSGSSSSRHSHGDAAFMEQEHAQRDEKACRFCGKHFSRDSDLIRHVDESHTGEKAFKCPECDKEFARRDHLAVHLRIHTGEKPHSCPFCGKSFAQSSNLNVHMRMHTGEKPYFCKTCGKMVAHSYHLKTCGMTEPKGEKSFRCIVCGKKFHTASNLRVHMKIHEARKPYTIV; translated from the exons ATGTCGGGGACGCAGCTGCTCAGGCTGCTGGTGAACGAGCGGCTGGCGGCGGCTGCGGAGGAAATCTTTGGACTTGTTGAGAAAACCATAGCAGAGTATCAGGACGAAGTTGTCCGCTCCAAGAGAGAAATCCTCCAGCTGAAACAAGAGATCAAGCAGCTGACCGTTTTAAAACCTGAAATAACATTATGCAGAGCAG ACGGCCAGCCGCTCTGTGAGGAGACGCTTCCTccacagcagctggagcagagtCCCAGCCTGGACGAGACGGAGCTGCAGGAGCCTCCGCAGATCAAACAGGAGCAGCTGGATCTGTGTATCATTCCAGACCTGGAGGCCGGGACCTCCAACAGTGTGAAAGCCGGACTCGCTCGCTCAGATCAAGATGTTGAGGATGAGTGGAACGGCAGCGACAGCTCGGGCTCGTCCTCGTCCCGTCACAGCCACGGCGATGCTGCCTTCATGGAACAGGAGCACGCGCAGAGAGACGAAAAGGCTTGCCGTTTTTGCGGCAAACACTTTAGCAGGGACTCCGATTTGATCAGGCACGTGGACGAGAGTCACACCGGCGAGAAAGCCTTTAAATGCCCTGAATGTGACAAAGAGTTTGCGCGTCGGGACCACTTGGCTGTGCATTTGAGAATCCACACGGGCGAAAAGCCACACAGCTGCCCGTTCTGTGGAAAATCCTTCGCTCAGAGCTCAAATCTCAATGTTCACATGAGGATGCACACCGGGGAGAAACCGTATTTTTGCAAAACGTGCGGCAAAATGGTTGCCCACAGCTACCACCTGAAAACTTGTGGTATGACGGAGCCCAAAGGGGAGAAGTCATTTCGTTGCATAGTTTGTGGCAAAAAATTTCACACGGCTTCAAACTTGAGG